The Carassius carassius chromosome 5, fCarCar2.1, whole genome shotgun sequence DNA window TTATTTCTTAACTTTTTCAGCATGATTATGCTTCTGTGTGAGGTCCAAGCACAAACAATTTACTGAAAGATCTGGACCGGCCTGCACAAAACCTGGACCTGAACCTGACTGCACAGCTTTGGGATGAATTAAAGGAGCGAGTCGGATCCCATCATTCAATGACAGAGATTGACCCCACAGATGAGAGCAAATTCATGATCCAGCATCTCATTAAATGCTCAGTAACCACATTTGGTGTTGGTGTAATTTTAGTAAAAAGGATTTCATTAGTTTAAATAGTTATCAAATAGGTAGCACTTTTTGCATTAAACACacaggggctagttgtcacatgggGAAGTTGTATGTATCTGAAAAGGGTTATTAAATCAATAGttcacctgtttttatacagtctatataGTTCACTTACACAAATGTGTGTTTCATGTAGCAGTGGTTTTGTATGCTGCTTTCAAACATCCAGATCTAAACCCTCTTAAATTAGAATCATGTTTGTCAGTCCATTAAACTAAAATTACTATATCCTCATATTTTGTTTGGGGTATGGGGTAACAAGTGAACACAATAATACCACACTTATATGTTCTAATACAGGCtatatgttttatatgttgtTGAATATGTTTGTTGTTTGATTATAATACAGTGTTAATAAACAAtacatatgtgtatgtgtgtatacagtgtgtgtgttttataatttCTAATTAAGATACCGATTATCTTTTGTAaatcaaagattattggagtatatgATCTCAAAATATATATCTTGCAAATAACATTATAtgaactggggggggggggggggtcaacagtaaatgaagaaaagaaaagcatCTGGGAAAGGCAGTTTTCCTGAATTCACcctatattttaaagtatacctctttttagtttaaaatatgtatacaaATAGCACAActgaataaactttatttttgtaaggattgttttattttatactttgctTATACTTTTGTGAGGCTGTTTACTGGAAGGTTCTGGCAACTTATTTCTAACAGCAAAAGTTGGCATGTGCTAGCTGAAAGTGTTACAATGTTTAAACGAGCCAGCCAGACAGACAACAGCGCTCACGTGCTCTCAGTCTGGCACGTAGGGCTACAACAAACAGGAGCACGTGTCTGCGTCAGTGACCTTGCAATGACCTCGGTCACGCGTGGGTCAGGGGTTCATCGCCCCAGACAGACCACATTCCTGTCTGGAGTCTACTATAAATAGCTCGGGGTGAAGATGGGTGACACACACCTGCTTCAAACCAGACATGATGCAGTCATCCCCCTCTATGACCGAGCGAGAGAAGAGCATCCCCGCAGCTGACGGGTGTTTCCTGATGTGGCGGGACTACATGGACCTCCGCGGGACCCTGTCGCAGCTGCTGGAGCAGCGCGACCGAGAACACGCCGCAGATGTCGGCGGGACGCCCGCGGAGGGTTTCGTGAGAACCGGATCCAGCAGCAGCGTCTCCAGCACCTCCGCCTCCTCCAGCCGAGACCCGTGGACCCCTCGGGACTCCTGCGGATTCTGCCGACAAAACGGAGAGACTCCGGTGGTGTACATGAGTCACAGACTGAAAGCCCGAGACGGACGGATCCTCTGCCCGATCCTGAGGAGCTACGTGTGTCCGTTCTGCTCCGCCACCGGAGACCGGGCGCACACCCGCCACTACTGTCCGCGGAGGAACACACCTGAGACCGGCGACCCGTGAATCAGTGGACTCCGTCAACAACACCGTGCGTCTGTGTTCGAAGTCTGTTGTGAAAATGTGTTCAAAAGGTTGTTTACATGTTAACGGTTGAAACGGGCTTCTatggttaattttaaaataaaaatatttttctagtgCATCAAAAACAGGTTTGAATCCGTTCCTCGTTGTTGATTTGATTTGGCAGTTGACAgtcgtataataataataatcccgtctggattattgtaattctcTCCTCTTTGGCCTCCCTCACAAATCTCTCCATAAACTTCAAACTGGTCCAGAACTCAGCTGCCCGCATCATAACTCGAAGGAGCCCCTCCGAGGATTCAACACATGACTCCCGTCCTCCAACAGCTCCACTGGCTCCCGGTCCAGTTTCGCATCAAATTCAAAATCCCTCTGTTTACATTCAAGGCCATACACAATCTTGGTTTAACATCTGATGTAAATGAAGGTTTCTTTACAATCTGTGCATCAGTTTAAGAAAAGAATTGTCTCTTAAATCCATCTGTCAATTTAACAAGTTAAGGAATACTTTTTCAGGTATTTGACTTCTCTGATTCTAAAAACACgctaaaatattttgaaagttaAATAGATACTATAAAGGAAATTTTACTCtgaaggattattattatttctaagaaTAATTTGTCCATGCTGCTTGCACTAAGAACTGTAGGTGGTGCTATAAACCAACGGTGTGTTATGCTCCTTATAAACTAGTGAAGAAGAAGAGCGCACGCACGCCGGTGCGGGAAACATGAACACGGTCAGTGTTTGTGCTTGCTTGTGTGTCGTATTATATCCAGCAGATACCGGGACAGTTGATGCTTTCAGAAGCTGCTGTCGAATCGTATCCTAGTTACTTTGATAGATACGATGTGGTGGTGGTTGGTTTTCAGCTGACGTTAGTTTACAGATCCTTTATTAGACTAATTTAAATATAAACGTTTCTCAACATAAATTATCTTTACTTTATAATTAACTACGCATTTATAGATAtgtaaaataaagataaacaatACGTAGTGTAACGTAATGAAATAATTACAGATTCCCCAGACAAGCTTTCAAAGTTACAGTGATTCTTATGCAGATATCTGATATCTAAGTTAAACTGCCTCTCTCAAAATATGTATTTGGAACGATTgcatttactctctctctctctcttaacagCCTTGTTGAAAAGTGCACCTGCTACCAGGGTTACCATTTCAAATGCTCCGCCATTCATTTCCAACAAGCAAATTCTAAAAGAACTGAGTCGTTTTGGAAAGTTCGCTGGGGTGTAAGAACGCAGCTTTAAAACATGTGCTGTCTATTCGAAGACAAGTTTTCATGTTGTTAAACGACAACGGATAGCTTGAGGTGTTACGAATGCGGGGATTTAGGACATAAAAAGTTCACGTGCCCGCATAAGATACAATCAGAAAATGAAAAGAACGAAATGGATAAGCAAACAGTGCAAAGCGAAAAAAGCGAAAGTCAAGATAAAGAAAAAAGGCCCATATTTGCAAAGGATGGAATGATTCCAGGGAAAAAACAAGATGAACGCGGTTAACGAGAACGATTCGGAGGCTACGGTTTCGGCAGAGAAACCCAGCATTATCCCACAGACTGGTTCTCCACCCGAGAAGAGTGCTTTAGATCCAAGCTCAAAGTCGGAGGTGAGTGAGTTTATTTCATCTATGCGAGCTGGTGATAAGGCTGTAGGCGCGATTGTTTTGGGGGATGTAGTGGATGTTGTTAAGGAGAAGGAATGTGTGTATGTTGAAGAGGTTGCGAGTGTAAGCGTGCTACAGAATAATGTGGTTATGGAGAGTGAAAACAGTGATGAGGATAGTGACTCTGTCGAAGAATGAAATGCATTTCTGGATTTAACTAAAGGGAAAAAAGTTgatgttgcaaaatatttccCAGATGTTAATAAGTTTATAAAATCCGTGGTGAAAGCACAGAAGTCGACGGGCTACGAGGTCATTTCAAAACAGAAACGATTTCGGCTGAAAAAGTTTCTAACAAACGTACGTAAAACTCAGAAAGAAAACGTAAAATTGtcaaaatggaaaaaataaagcaCATGGGTGTGGGATATATCCTAATTGTTGGTTTTCTTTTCTGTCATTTGATATTTTCCATCTTCCATGTCATGCAGATTCTTAGATTAGGATCATTGAAGGTTAATGGGTTAAGGGATGGAGGAAAAAGAGTTTTATTCTCTGAGTTTCTTGGGCTTAAAGACTCAGAAGTAATATTTTTACAAGAAACCCACAGTGATATAAAAAATGAATCGGAGTTAAATTTGTGGTGGGAAGGAAACTTCTGTTCAAGCAATGGTACAAATGTTAGAGCAGGTGTAGCTATTTTATTTGCAACTCAtcttaatgttaacattttatcAGAAACAGAAATAGAGAGAGGACGTATTTTGATGGTGAAAATCAGATATtcgtttttataaatatttatgctcCAAATAAAGGGGCAGATAAAATAATCATGTTTAGAAAACTAGGAGAGTTTTTAAAAAGCTACACTTTAGATGGTATGTTAATCATTGGTGGGGATTGGAATTGTTCTCTTAACTTTCTTGTAGATAGGAATAATGAAGAACCACATCCTGTATcagctgctgttttaaaaagttttatagtTCAGAATGATTTGGTAGATGTATAGAGAGACAGGAATAAAGAGGTGAAGCACTTTACATGGACCAAAGTTTCGCAGGGAAGGATAAGTGTAGCCGGACTGGACAGGTTTTTTGTCAAGTGTGCtgaaaataatagaataatgGGGTGTGATATTTTTCCATGTTTTCTATCAGATCGCAATTTTATCACAGTGAATATTGTTTTGATTCAAGCAAAATGTAAAAGTCCATATTGGAAATTTAATACTGCATTGTTGAAAGAAAAAGagttcatttgaaatgttttggaaGGAATGGGTTTCTAAGAAAAAGGATTTTGATAATTTGATACAATGGTGGGAAATAGGAAagacacaaatacaaatattttgtcagCAGTATTCATGTTTttcaacaagaaaaataaaacaa harbors:
- the nanos2 gene encoding nanos homolog 1 codes for the protein MMQSSPSMTEREKSIPAADGCFLMWRDYMDLRGTLSQLLEQRDREHAADVGGTPAEGFVRTGSSSSVSSTSASSSRDPWTPRDSCGFCRQNGETPVVYMSHRLKARDGRILCPILRSYVCPFCSATGDRAHTRHYCPRRNTPETGDP